The Nematostella vectensis chromosome 6, jaNemVect1.1, whole genome shotgun sequence region ACATAAAGCTGTCTTTTCCCTCCGGGTCGTTAATAAATTGTAGTAACAGAATCCAAATCACGCACGGGGTATTGCAGACCAAGAAAACCGCGTAAATATAGAGCACATCAAAGGAAGCCTTTCGTCTACGCATTCTGACAATGGTTTCTTGGTTAAACTGGATCCTGTCGTGAATACAGATCAGTCGGTGGTGTCGCCGCACAACCTGGTAGATCTTGAAGCTGAGTACAAAGTTTGCAACCATGAGGAAAAGCATTAAAATACCCCTGATCTTCCCGTATTCAGTGGTGAAATAAGGTAGAACAGCAATGGCAACAGCAGTAACCCAAATGGCGACGTGCACAGCGGCGACACGAGTTTTAGTAACGATAACAGTGTACCTAAGGTGACAATACAGCGCTATAAACCTGTCTATGCTCACTGCGATGATGGTGAAGAGCGAAACGGCGACAAAGTGCAGGACAACTTTGTTGACTTCATTGTTTATATTCAACGATTTCTCAGTGACCTTCAGTATTCCAAGGAGTAGGAATCCGCAAATACCCACCCCGAGATCAGAGACTGCCAGGCCACACAATAGAATGAACGCCGGTGTTCGTAGCGAAGGGGTGGTAGAGATGGCTATCATGACGAGGAGGTTAGCTATGATAGTCGGTGGAGCAAGAACCAAGTACGCAATGCCATACCCAAGCTCGACGTTCGTATAGTAACGATCCATTCAAAGTGTGTTTTAACCACTACTCCAAGTGCGTTATACCATACCCAAGCTCAACGGTCGTAACGATCCACTCAAATGACTTATTCACGGCTACTTCAAGTGCGCTATACCATACCCAAGCTTAACGGTCGTAACGATCCTCTCAAATGACTTATTCACGGCTACTTCAAGTGCGCTATACCACACCCAAGCTCAACGGTTGTAGATCCATTGAAAGGGTGTATTAATCGCTACCCCAAGTGCCTTATATCCAACGCAATCTCAACGGTCGTATCGATCCACTCAAAGGACTTATTCACGACTACTTCATGTGCGCTATATCAAACTCAAGCTCAACGGTCGTAACGATCCACTCAAATGACTTATTCACCACTATTTCAAGTACGCTATTCTATAACAAGCTCAACTCCTGTATGGATCCATTCAAAGAGTGTATTTAACGCTACCCCAAGCGCCTTACACAATGCACACGCTCAACGGTGGTACAGCAGCACTGTAAACATACTTGCAAAGAAAAATCGGCTGCTGGCGGCTGTTTATTTAAATTTGACTTTTACTTTGAAATGTTAATATTGTgaattctttattatttttacgtAACGTCTCTAATgttaaagataaataaaaaaaattacaaagatCTTCGCATTTAgctcctgtttttttttttgaaaaaaggaAGAATGTTTTCAAATATATTGGATCTGGTCAAACTTATAACTTCAtcagttttattttgtgtgcaaacaaaaaaaaataattcatgaTTAATCATTAAGACAACGAACAACATCCAATTTTTATGACTGTATCtgccaaaataaaaacttatCTAATAAAATACTTTCTAAGAATGAATTGGTTGCATAAACAAGCTTCAATGACTTCTAATAACTACGCAGTCCTTGAGTTTTTATTCATAAATTCGTGACTAACAAAATTCGATCTATGAAGTGTATTAATGTCACAGTACGCTATTTTGCGCCGGTTTTTTGGCCTATGCTAAACCATGCTATATTACTTTTCCGGCTTTTATAAGTAAACAGTTCATATGATAGCGATTACAACTGATAAAAACAGGACCAGCAGACGGCAAAAGTAACAGGTGCAAAGAATGCGACATAAatataaagacaaaataaagaagtcatttaaagtaaataaatattaataCTTTACAATTTTATTGCGATTTAGTGCCAATAACTTGTCCTGTTAATACACGAATAGTGATCTCAAAAGTCACTGCGCACAACTttgttttttctatttcatcTCTCGTTTGCCGCGGCCATGTTTATTGTGTGTACTTGTCTCTTTAGCCTGCTGTAGTTATTGTCAAACACTTAAGTTCTGTAAATTCAAGAGCAGTGATCCCAAACACTTTCAAATGCATATCTTTGTGATAAATAAATGAGAACCATTGAAATTCAAATCCTAGCTACTATCTACCGGTACAGGAAACCTTCGaagatttttcttttaatttttcatttaagTGGAACTCCGCTCGAAGACGTAATGAATTCAAATTTCCAAAACATATTCTTTTTGCAAATCGGCTTCCATCATTATTAGAGAAGGGTGTgtgtaaatttattttatttcaactAAGGTAACTCGCTATGAAAATTAAATGACCATTCTTCTTGTCAAAGGGGAGCTTGCTCGTGATTGGCCGGCGCTGAAGGAGGTTTTGACAGATTGCCTCATAATCGCTCTATCCCTCTGCTTTGAGTTTGGCTTAATAAAGAGCTCATACTTGAGACGTTTCTTTGATGACTTGAGGTTGACATCGTGCCTGTATTGTTCGAGATTCCTTCTTATGGAGTTATAAAGATATGTGTAACGAAGATCGGGTATCGTGCAACAGGAAGGGTTGATAGAGTGCTTAGGTAATAGTTAACTGTTGTCCATAGTATTTAATGTTGCTATCTTGAGAAACGGAAGTCCTTAACTTTCTTTTTGTATACTTAGATTTTGTTAATAATTGACGGTTTCCTTGGCCTAGTTTGTGGCACGCCCGTGGACCCTCCGCTTCGATGACCTTTTGTGACGCCTAAATCCAGGGTGTGTTCAGTTTCACATACGCTGCGGAATCGTGGTTTCTTCTTATCGTTTCAGACACTTTACTTAGGCAGTTTAATCTCTTGAAATGTCTTTGGAATCACATGCCATTTTCACCCCTTGGTTTAGGCATCGACAAGTTTTACCATTGTGTTGTAGTCACGTGCATGTTGTGCATGCGCAGCTTTCAAAGTTGCTTAATCATAAGTTCTATTTTAGAGTAACGTTGACTTAATTGATAATTATGTAAATACGCAGGGACGAAAGTGATTTCCCACACCCTCACACTCACTATTGGCTGATTGGTTCATTTTGCAAATTGTATCTAATTCCCTAGCCTCCTAGGCGTCTCGAGTCTTTTGGGTCTTTTAATAGGAAAAGGGCTTTTTCGatttcgggcttcctgtggcgtgATCAAGAAGGCcgccatcccctcccccccgttTCCTGAATTGTTTTGAATTTATTGCCTTCATGTGGGACTACCACATGACTTGTTGTCTTGTCCTTCGGGCAATTAAAGTCGACTGAAAGACCAGCTTCGCCTCGTCCTAAGATCCCGGCTAGTCTCCCTCTAACATTTGTAGaagaaatacatttcaaaGAGGATTATATGCGGAAAAATACCATAATGTTGATTTTTGTGTGTCCGAAGCGTGTTAGAAAACATCTTTCTGCGTGGTGATTAGCGTACGATAGCTTAAATTATGTCGAATACAAGCACTGAAGATAAAAGCACATGATGTAAGAACGTGTATAGTGTAGACTTATAGGACTCACCTTCCACGCCTGAAGTGTCAGACTAAGTACTCGATTAGAATAGTGTAAATCAGCAACCGCTCGCTTCCGCCATTTGACACGCTTGCGTTCTGTAAACTGTAAATAGAAAAACAGTGGAAAACATCCATGCTAAATCTTCCGCCCATGCCTGTTCTTCAGCATGAATAAGTGCCAAGACATTCGATAAAACATAAAATTGAACTGCAACAAACTTGAAGATTGACAACTTTGCAAAACCTCGCGTCTAAATAGCCTTCTTGTAGTAGCCTTGATCATGCCGACCAAATCAACTTCAGTCGACCGATGTATtattgtaccccccccccttcctgtATCTAAATGTCCTACTTGTAGCACTTATGACCACAAAGACCACGTCTACTTTAGCAGGCTGATGTACTAGtgaaccccccccccgcctCGTGTGTCTAAATGTCCTACTTGTATTACCTCAACCCATGCCGACCACGTCCACTCCAGCAGGCCGATGTACCagtgtacccctcccccctcgtgTGTCTAAATGTCCTACTGGTATAACCTCAACCCACGCCGACCACGTCCACTTTAGCAGGCCGATGTAGCAgtgtaacccccccccccccccccccctcgtgTGTCTAAATGTCCTACTTGTATTACCTTAACCCATGCCGACCACGTCCACTTTAGCAGGCTGATGTAGTAGTGTTTCACAGCAGTGTGTTGAGAGCTCCGGCTATACATAATAAAACACACCTGTTCTTTAACCACTCaaagataagaaaaaataatacaagTGTAGAAGCGCCAGTTAACGCCAACAATGTGCTGGAACGTTCAATGTTTGAAATGACTGTCTCGTGTACATATCATCAATTTCTTAGAGTAGGCGTAACAGGTTAAGTCAGCTTTTAAACCAAAGGAGATGAATTTGACCTCACTTAGAGACAATGAACCCTTCACATAAGCCTATTGGTTCCTGTTACCCTTACCTGTCTTTTGTGTCTCTAACAAAATTCCTCCAGTGGCAAAGAGCTTTCTCCATCCTTTTGTGGTTGCAATGGGAAATAGCTATATCCTTTAAGagtaaaaaatcaaaatgaatAGATATCATATTCACTAAGCTAACTATTAGAGGAAGAGCTGTACACTCTCTTTGTCTTTTCCAGCTTTGTCgtgaacgttttttttttcaaccgAGCTATAACAACGCCGCATTCCTATTGCCCTACCTAACAAAGTTGCATAGATGCTTCGTGTAAATAAGTAGGCAgcagaaataagaaaatacaaaCACATTACAAACCTCCAGTCTATTTAAACGAAGTTTTTCCCTCGCTTGCCCCGCCCAGTATTTGATAAACCTGCTCTTAAGGACCTCGTCATAGTGGAGGATGGCCTACATCAGAGAAACGGAACATGTGGAATATGAGATTACAACAAGTCATGTGTAATAGCGACAGGTCGAAACGAAACATAGGAAATGAGATTACAACCCATTTTAACTATTTGACTATTTTATACTTTtgataccgtaaatgatctaataaacgcaccatatctaaagaacgcctttTATCTTATAAACGCCCGTAGCTTTCAAGTTtgtaatgaacgcccctctctaataaaagCACCCCTCTATTTAACGCCCCCTACCCTCCAtcccaatttaaaaaaaacgcatAGAAATTCCattaaaataaatcaaattcaatttgCCTTCTCGCTTAGTAGTCTGAGCTTGGCTTCTACTGGTTGAGACTTGCTCAGCGTCAAGAAACGCTTGCCATGCAGGCTATAATTTAACTTGATCATGACTGAGATTGGAACCCCACTGTACTTGGGTTTGTTATGTTGTTTCAGTCTGTAAAGAACGCCCCTCTAATAAACGCTTCCTATCAATgtaaacgccccccccccgacCATCGaatttaataaacgccccgAGCGTTCATTAGACCATTCACGGTAATAGCGAATGGTCAAAACGGACCATAGGATATATGAGGGCGTCTTTAGTTATAATGCCCGGTCAAAACCCAAAAATAATCACGTTAGTAATGGCGAGACATTTTGCCATAGAGTGAAAGCTTACCATTCGGTTCAGCATTCTGACATCCTGTTGAAGACGGTAGAGCTCCAGCCATTTGTAGAAAGTTTGTGCGAACAACACTTCCCTGTTACAATATTAAAAGGTACGCTGTGTTACCCGGGCCGTAACTAATGGTAATTTCACGAAGAGTATGTGAAAGAAAGTGTGGTCTCCTCCACGTGACAACGAAGGACTCTACTcccaacacaaaaaagaaaattgtgaCTGCCAATATATGACACGAATGATGATCATCACATGACGATGGGAACCATAATTTGACCAGGAAAAACGATTCTATGGAATTTGTTAACTTCAACTAGATAAGGTGTTTACagagaaaaagagagaaaCTTTAGAGACGCAATGAAAAGTAACCAAACGCAATGACAAGGAGCCAAACGCAAAAAGACGCAATGACAAGGAGCCAGACGCAAAAAGGCGCAATGACAAGGAGCCAGACGCAAAAAGACGCGATGACAAGGAGCCAGACGCAATGACAAGGAGCCAGACGTAAAAAGACGCAATGACAAGGAGCCAGACGCAAACATACGATATGACAAGGAAGCCAGACGCAAATAGACGATATGACAAGGAGCCAGACGCAAAAAGACGAAATGACAAGGAGCCAGACGCAAACATACGATATGACAAGAAAGCCAGACGCAAAAAGACGAAATTACAAGAAGCCAGACGCAAACATACGATATGGCAAGTAGCCAGACTAAAAAAAGATGCAATGACAAGGAGCCAGAGCAAAAAGACGCGATGACAAGAAGCCAGACGTAAAAAGACGAAATGACAAGGAGCCAGAGCACAAAGACGCGATGACAAGGAGCCAGACGCAAAAAAACGAAATGACAAGGAGCCAGACGCAAAAAAACGAAATGACAAGGAGCCAGACCCAAAAAGACGCGATGACAAGGAGCCAGACGCAATGACAAGGAGCCAGACGTAAAAAGACGCAATGACAAGGAGCCAGACGCAAACATACGATATGAAAAGGAAGCCAGACGCAAATAGACGATATGACAAGGAGCCAGACGCAAAAAGACGAAATGACAAGGAGCCAGACGCAAACATACGATATGACAAGAAAGCCAAACGCAAAAAGACGAAATTACAAGAAGCCAGACGCAAACATACGATATGGCAAGTAGCCAGACTAAAAAAAGATGCAATGACAAGGAGCCAGAGCAAAAAGACGCGATGACAAGAAGCCAGACGTAAAAAGACGAAATGACAAGGAGCCAGAGCACAAAGACGCGATGACAAGGAGCCAGACGCAAAAAAACGAAATGACAAGGAGCCAGAcgcaaaaagacaaaatgacAAGGAACCAGAcgcaaaaagacaaaatgacAAGGAGCCAGACGCAAAAAGACGAAATGACAAGAAGCCAGAGCAAAAAGACGCGATGTCAAGGAGCCAGACAGGCGCAATAACAAGATTTTTTATATCAAGTAATGATGGCAGTATGTAAGTAATACGGCACCTTTAGAACGACGATCGGGATGAAAGAAAAATCTTAATAGCAGGCGTCTACCCAGGATTgaataagggggggggggggggtgcgcagtcataggaatcATACGGATAAAGGATAGTTTTTGACGATCCTTTAATAAGAAACGACCCACTTTTTGCCGGCCAAAGGAAgggtacgcgcctggtaaTTACCTTCTAAATTTGGCAGCAGCATGATTGTCTTCTCGTTTTTCGTGCATTAGATCGACAAACACCCGCAGCCTCAAGAAAAACCTGCATGGAAGATGTGTAGAAGATGAGTGGGACGCTATCAAAACGCCAACATGCAGTCCCAGGGGCGTTCATAGACGCCCCTGGGACTTCATGTTGGCCTTTAACACATTGAGATCAAATCGCCAACATACAGTACAAAGGTGGTTTTATATATAGAAAACATTGAGATCAAAACGCCAATATGTAGTTGAAGGGTGGTTCATAGAACGTATTCCGATCAAAACGCCAAAATGTTCAAGGGTGGTTCAGAGAACGTATTTGGATTGGAAAGCGGCTTGGATAACATTTAGTGCCCATACCTTGGCAATGCTACTTGTCCGTAATGTAGGTCAGCAGTGAGGTACTGCGCCCGTCTGTGCCGTCTCCATTGACAGTAACGCACCCATCCATGCAGTGAAACACGGAGCAGACCAAGACTGCAAAGAACAGGTATTCAACACTTCAGTAGTCGAACATGAAGGGGCAAAAGGAAGTAATAACAGCAGATAACGGACACTTGGAATAATCATATAATACTTAAAGAAACTTACTGTAATATTGTTTAGATGTACATCACTAATTTGAACATGAAGAAGCAATAAGAAGTAATGGTAAGCTATAAACATTTAGAACAAAATGCTCACAAAGGGTACCTGTAGTGGGTTCTTGCAGTCCTGGTGAGCACGTACAGCTTGAGTTCCTCTGAGTGCTCACATCTCTTCAGCCAAACAATCCAGGCTCTCCGCAATGTCTAATAAAGTTCATACTCATGATTATTTTCAGGGCTGCAAATTACACTATAACTCTATAATGCATTGTATTTAAGACTACGCTTTTTATTTTCCTACATTTAAAAGTGTGCTGTATTTGTCTACCAGACTAAAGTCTtttgtgtttatatttttttgcatagaggtaaAATTTGGGAATTAGTCTATTTTAGTCCCCTTTTCATTAATTTTCAGTCCCATATTTAGCAGCGTACATTATTTGCAAGGTGCATGATGTATCATTTTTACTGCCTTTTCTCAAAAAATAGTAAATGTGATGCATGGAAATCTCTGTGCAAAAGTCTATTGAAGTAATGAATTCTACATTTCTTGTATTTCCCTTAAAAACAGCCAATCCAGGTACTAAATCAAATCTTTATAGCAAAATAACATTGAAATACAACTCATCATTAGAGGGGATTCTCACCAGTTTATAGCAAGCTTCTTTTGCCATTCTGTCACGCATTATTTTCAACCGCCGCTCAACAACTTGCAGTTGGAAGCAACTTAAACCAGTGCTCTGGTGGAAAAAAATAACTGTTTCTTATATTGCATAAAATGGGAGTATGGTAAAAATTGGAGCGTAAAAGAAGACATAAAAGGTGCATTAAATGTTTCCAATGTATTTCTTTCAACTTACTAATAGATGTTTTCTGTAATGTGCAGTTGCCAGTTCCTCCTTCTCGTATTTCCTGTGTTGTAGCCAAACATCTTCATTTTTGTCAAGTAAAAGCCATCATTTACtatatttgtttgtttcttcAACAATGTACAGTAAAGGTCAACTCCCCTCCGTACATGGAGGCCATGGTAATGTAATTAAGTAATTAAGTAATTAAGTAATTAAAGTAATTAAGATTGTGTGAGTGGTATTCATAGGGTGAAATTTTAGAAAATGAcaataatttaatttattaGGACAATATATGTACCAGGAGACCAAATGCAATTTATATAGTAATGAGCAGTATGTAACTTTTACTGAGACTGCTAGTCAAATTCTCCAAGACTCCACTGATGCCTACTTGGTGCTACTGGTTTATACTATGAAGATCAGATCCCATAGGTGTTGAGTTGATACCACATCGACAAAGTCCTTACAGTGACATGTACCAGATACCAACAAGGATACAAAACTTCCAGTGTATAAAAGATCTTCTCATTGATGCAGCAGCACCTCTGCTGGATATGATCTCTTCAAACTGAGCAAGTTCATTCTGCCGATGCCACCGGCTTGTCCATGCTTTGAATGCCTGCTGCAAAGTTCTGTTATAAAAATGCCTATCTGCCACACCTGCAAGTCAAAGGATTTCATTACAAATTAATTAAATGGTTTGTACTGGTTTCAAGAGTTGAACTTTGAAGTCTAAACATTACTCTCAGATTTTTTGATTCGGGTTTCAAAAGGTCTGCATACTGGCACAGCAAGTTCAGAGCATGTTGTAAACAAGATGTATCTATCATAAGATCACActccttttttattaaaggggcagcatcatggtactgcgcatgtctgaagtcaatgtttattgtaggcttttataatatgcaatattttattgaaaactatgttttttgacagtttgtggtctttcctttgaatttaagtctcccacatgtacaaaaggctcataagtcaatataagaatttgactgaaattcattgtttctgggccggagagctattgcaaagctcttaccatgacactgccccttcAACTATTTTAACCAGAATCTCTAGACTTGTTATAAAAAGCAAACACACGTTTCTGTAAGTTGCTGAGCCTCTTGGATGCTCTATAGCTTTTCCAAGCTACCCATGTGTGGGACATCAGTCTTTTGTTGAAGTAGCCCTCAGCTGCAGCTAGCTTGGACTTCTCCTTCTGCCTGGTACAATATGCTGCAGCCCACACTGACCACCCCTTACAAGAAAACAGAGTATGGGTGAGAACGTTCAAAACATTGAGTCTGAATTGAGGCTGGATTATGTCCAGGTAAGATTAACAAACTTCCTTTATGTATGGATTCATTTTTTCAgtagataattttttaaataactttGTTTAAAATACAACAGCTCTGAGTGTTACATGTCTGTTTTATGTATATTGATTATAATTTCTAGGATTCTATAACTGTCTTTCACATCACTTCAGTGAGCAAGCTCAACTAGAGTGGCAGTCCaaacatatttgtttttcttgtagGTCTAGAGGATCATATTGTGCATGTGCTAAACAATGTACGCTTAAGGTCTGAACTACCTTCTGCATCAGATTCCAGGCCCAAAACTGCATTGCTTGGGTTTCCATAATAGACAACTcatatttgattgacatctgATGACCCCATTGTTGCCATGCTCTCCTTCAAACATGACAATCATGCCAATTATCAGAATACAACATGGAGACGAGTAAAACGTCTTTGTGAACATTGTACATGTGTAGTAACAGGACATCTGGACATGAAAGTTCTACCACTC contains the following coding sequences:
- the LOC125568118 gene encoding melanocyte-stimulating hormone receptor-like, with the translated sequence MDRYYTNVELGYGIAYLVLAPPTIIANLLVMIAISTTPSLRTPAFILLCGLAVSDLGVGICGFLLLGILKVTEKSLNINNEVNKVVLHFVAVSLFTIIAVSIDRFIALYCHLRYTVIVTKTRVAAVHVAIWVTAVAIAVLPYFTTEYGKIRGILMLFLMVANFVLSFKIYQVVRRHHRLICIHDRIQFNQETIVRMRRRKASFDVLYIYAVFLVCNTPCVIWILLLQFINDPEGKDSFMLRSANIIFFLLYLNSLFNPILFCYRIKQIRRAVFSFLFCRSHSPER